The Pseudomonas sp. Marseille-Q3773 DNA window CGGCTGAATCCGGCACACGCGGCTACCGCTCGCGCTCCCCCATGGCTTTCACGAGACGACCTCCTTGGCAAATTCAAGGCCCCTCGCTTCCCATCACCGTGCCCTCGACTGGCTGAACTTCTTCCTTGCCGACGTACGCGACGGCCTCGGCCCTTACCTGGCCATCTACCTGCTCGCCGTGCACCAGTGGCAGCCGGCCAATATCGGCCTGCTGATGAGCCTGGCCGGCATCGTCGCGCTGCTGGCGCAGACGCCGGCCGGGGCCTTGATCGACCGCACCCCGGCCAAGCGCGCGGTGCTGGTGATTGCTGCCGTGCTGGTGACCGGCAGTTGCCTGTTGCTGCCGCTGATTTCGTCGTTCGGCTGGGTGGCCTTGACCCAGACGATCAGTGCCCTGGCAGGCTCGGCGTTCGCCCCGGCGATAGCCGCGATCTCGCTGGGTATCACCGGCCCCAAGGCGTTCACCCGGCGGGTCGGGCGCAACGAAACCTTCAACCACGCCGGCAATGCCTGCTCGGCGCTGCTGGCCGGCGGCCTGGCCTACCTGTTCGGCCCGGTGGTGGTGTTCTACCTGATGGCGGTCATGACCGTGGCCAGCATCGTCGCCGTCGCGCGCGTGCCCGCCGCAGCGATCGACCACCAGTTGGCGCGCGGCCTGGCCCATGGCCCAGGCGCTGATGACCACCCTGCCGGGTACAAGCTGCTGCTGCACAACCGCACCCTGCTGGTTTTCGCGGTGTGCTGCGCGTTGTTCCACCTGGCCAATGCGGCGATGCTGCCGCTGGTGAGCCAGAAGCTGTCGCAGGTCGACCTGCGCCTGGCCACCCCGCTGACCTCCGCCTGCATCGTCGCGGCGCAGCTGGTGATGGTCCCCATGGCGCTGCTGGTGGGGGCCAAGGCCGAGCACTGGGGGCGCAAGCCGTTCCTGCTGGCCGGCTTTCTCATCCTGCCGCTGCGCGGGGCGTTGTACGTGGTGTCCGACAACCCGTTCTGGCTGGTCGGCGTGCAGCTGCTGGACGGGGTCGGCGCGGGTATCTTCGGCGCGCTGTTCCCGATCGTGGTCAAGGACTTGACCGACGGCACCGGGCGCTTCAACGTCAGCCTTGGCGCGCTGGCGGCAGTATTCGGCCTGGGTG harbors:
- a CDS encoding MFS transporter, which produces MANSRPLASHHRALDWLNFFLADVRDGLGPYLAIYLLAVHQWQPANIGLLMSLAGIVALLAQTPAGALIDRTPAKRAVLVIAAVLVTGSCLLLPLISSFGWVALTQTISALAGSAFAPAIAAISLGITGPKAFTRRVGRNETFNHAGNACSALLAGGLAYLFGPVVVFYLMAVMTVASIVAVARVPAAAIDHQLARGLAHGPGADDHPAGYKLLLHNRTLLVFAVCCALFHLANAAMLPLVSQKLSQVDLRLATPLTSACIVAAQLVMVPMALLVGAKAEHWGRKPFLLAGFLILPLRGALYVVSDNPFWLVGVQLLDGVGAGIFGALFPIVVKDLTDGTGRFNVSLGALAAVFGLGAALSPGIAGLVVQAAGYDAAFLTLAAIAGAAFVLVMVALPETRPDASPSPSLTTLAGN